The DNA sequence GATTTGGctcaaaagtttcaacaaaACAACAGTTAACTTTTTCATAGACCATGGTTGTAAGAAACCTCAtccagatttaaaaaaatttgtggcCTGTAACTTTACATTAGCAGAATCGGATGAATTTAGGCATTCTTATCTACTATCTCATGTACACCACAGTTTCCTGTTCAAAAcaattatttctcattttttccagGATTTACTCGGAGTCTGTTTTCTGTGATGTAGAGATTCAATTCGAAAGTTCCTCTATCAAAACACATTCCAGCTTCCTATCGCTGTATGCGCCTCAATTCTTTGCGGAGCTTCAGAAATTGCAACAAACGCAGAATCCCATTTTTCTAAACAAAGCTAAAGACCACATCGAAACCTTCATCAGGTAAAACAACATccctaaaaaattttacttgctATTTTTAAAcatcctctctttttttgtttttttaattttagttaaGGGAAGGACatactttacaatttttttaaaaaaaaaaaaaatgccttctgGTGAGGTTAGTGTGGATGAACTTATGTTTACgttgcaggcaaatagtcaaatcaggcattttgtcaaatgcctaggcagacagtcaaattttcagaggttaCAAGGTTTCTTATGTTTTCACAGAAATCTCTCGAATTCCCAAtattttaagagtaaaaatcCTTAAAAGTACAGACTGTTATTGCATTTCCCGCTCCAGAATGCTCCTCATAATTGTTCAAATTGTAAAAACTGTCTCTTTTATATATTGCTATATATTTTAAGATAAATGTGCAATCCAGGACTAGAAAAAACTTATTTATCATCGCATGAAacactttttttacagagaattccttCTCACACGATTAGAGAATTATTTTGTTTGCATTTagcaaaataatgaaataagaatatttgactatttgcccaggCATTAAACCAAATatttgatttgactatttgcctgcgacattcaCATCCAATAAACGTTAATTTTtgcttatttaaatttttgtatctgTATTTCAGGTCTCTATATCAACCACCGAAATCCTGTTTAAAAGAGAAAGAGCAAAAACTCATCAAATGTCTTCCTTTCCTTCTAAAAGCAAATGGTGATGAGAGTCGAGACCTGTACTTGACTCCGGACTCAACCAATGAGCCGGAAAGCGACCATGATGATTCCCACAGCCACTTAGTGCCATCTTATTTCAGTACAAACCAACTCTACTACGCTCTTATCACCCTTGATGAATCTTTCATAAACGATTCGGGTGTCGAGCAACTTGAAAAGGAACTCAGCGAACAGGACCAGCTATCCCAATCACTCTTGTCACTCAAAGAAAGCACCATCAGGAAGACTGTTCCAGAAATCAAAAGCAGCAAGGAAAACTCCCTCTCGAAAAGAAGTGGGAGTAAAGCCAGACGGCTGTCATCCAGGATCAATGATGAAATGAGCGAATCCGAAAAGGTGAGAAGATTAAAAATAATGGGGCTGTTGCTgtcagtgtttgaaactcacctttgagttttagtaGCCATGTGgtgcatcaagctcgatttttaggggccagattgactttttgcccataTGTCACAGCATaattagtgaaaagttagatgcaagatgtttttgtCACAGAATTAGTAACTttaacttgggggaaatttcgaaaattcaccaaaaagaaaaattaagatttttttttttggggggggggggggcaatttttagggccacgttggcgcagagccttcattttttaggcgccataaCCGATTTCTCAGGTGCATTTGGCGCaatggcgcctgtgagtttcgaacactggttgcTGTATATATTTGTTCCCTGCTTATTTTTGATAAACATCTCTAAACTGAGGAAACCTgtatttttcggtttttcaatcaatcaaattttagcTGTAAATAAGAGTTTGAAAGTCGCTAAAAATCTATCTTTATTTGAAACAGAGACACCCTGCTAGTATGAAGAATTAGGTTAAAATCAGGATGTCTGTCAGTataaactggaaaatatcaggaaattgattcaatcaggaggaataaggaaatgttgaatggatcaagcatttttcaactgcTTGCAGTTTAGCACGAGCAGAAGTGaaacattgattcaattcatgaaatatgtttgtttataaattcaaactagtGTCAATTCATTCATGCAAGAAATCTGGAAGTATTATTTACAATATCAGGAAaaaccaaaatgaaatttcagcaGACACCCTGAAAATGTACTTCACACGGATGAAAAACTTCTTGTTCCTTTTGAAACGCATGAATATTTGAACCAATGAAGCTTCCTCTTGATCTTTCCCAAGTTATCTATATCTCGTTAATTTAAGGTATCTGCACCCACTCTCATtgtcattttcttaatttttccgcAGGTGTGCAAGAAAGACTGTTGTTACGGTGAAGTTATGAGCAAGTCTGTCATTAAAGAAGCAAGTCAGTCAACACTCAACTCAGAAACCTCGGGAATTGGGTCTTCTGAGCTAGCTGGTTTATCCTATGATCCTGACAGTGATGCAAGTTCCTCCGTCAATGGACTGCAACCTTCAGAAAACAATACGTCGCAGAAAAATCCTGTTTACCATCAAACTAGCACATCCCATTTTATCAATGCACCTAATGGAGGTGGGAATCAGACTTATTCATCCACCGATTTTACAACATTTGTCATTGACACTAGTGGAAAGAATTGCAGAGACAATGAGGCTGCTGCCATAAATAACCATAACCCAAAAATTAACCATGACGCGGcgaaaaatttgggagatgACCTCTGCGATACATCGGAAAGTTCCACCAAAGCTGCCAAAAGTGAGTGGAATGACAAGGTCCTATCCAACGACAGAAATCGAATGAGTGTGAGTGTTTGCGTTGCAAGCAATGGAGTCGTCAGTAACTCCAAAAAAAGCAACGTATCAAACTCAGCACTCGTAGAGTCATGTTCTGTTTACGATTGGGTTGATTCAAGATCTTGGGATGTTGTGAATGACGATGAACGAGACATAAAAAGCAGGGAACAGAAAACACAGCTGCTAAAAAgtttttcagatgaaattagTAGTAAGATTAATAAGCTCGAGCTAAAACCTAAAAGCGCAAGCGCTCGAAATGGTTCGTGCCTGCCATCAAAAACAAATACGAGCAGTTCAAATAATTGCGATGCGCAGCAACCTACCTCAAGTACTCTGGTCAGCATTTATGAAGATTCTTTGGAGGCCTCACAAAAGTGTAGTCCAGAAGATAATATACAGAAGACTTCTGCTCCTAAGAACAACTTCTTTATTGACGCTTCCAGTTTGTTAGATGATAATGAACTAGATCAACCATCATATAGCAGCTTTTTACCAAATCAAACAGAATACCGCCATACAgaccattttgatcaaaacaaATCTAATAATCCAAGCTCTGAAGCTCAGTTAAACTCCAGCCAATCAAAGGAACCCGAAACGAGTGCAAAAGTTTCCGAACCCCAGACTGAAATGCCAAGATTGATACGGCAAAAAACATTCGAGCTTGAATCAAGTGAGGAAAAACTTGCCATCTTGCGGAAAGAGTATGAAAAACAACTGGGTGACAAAGTATTCAACAAGAGTCGGACCATGAGCGAATCACAAAATGGAATTAATGAGAGCTCAAAGTCGGAGTTTCCAGCTGCCTGTTTCAAGAATGAAGTTCCATCTTTAAATTCGCCGGACTCATTAAACAACGATGATCAACCTGAAGAAAACTTCCACCGCAAAGAGTTTGTCGAAGATTCCTTGAATGTGAGAGCAAACAAGGCAGTTGCAAAAAGTTGCTCTGATGAGCCCAGTGCAACGAGCACTCCTCAATCCTCTCCAAAATCTATGTGGAGCAAGGAAGTGGTGGGATGTGACGGTGAAAATGATAGCTTTGTCAGCCCTAAGAGCGACAAAAGCAAGGTGATTAGTCATGAATCCATACCGATTGTGTCCGGAGGGATTGAAGTTAAGGACATGTCAAATCCAATTAGTCTTGGGCACTCGAGTAACGCAAGTCCATCTATGTCTCGAAAAATTGAATCATCACCTATCTTGTCAAGTGGAGCTGTCAGCATGGAGGCAGAGCCAAAGGTGCGCAAGAAGCGGATTAATCCACTAAATAGCGAGTCTTGGATCATTGATTTAAGTGATGTTTCAAAGTCATCAAACACTTCAAGATTTGATGATTCAGAAGATGCATCAACCCCACCGCGATCAGCAAAGTCATCGTCTTCAGGGTCAAGTTTCTTCATCGATCTTAACGAGCTCTCTAAAGACCAAGATAGTTCTCAAAGTCCAAAGCCTGTGAGTCAATTAAAACTTCTCAAGAACAGTCGGAAAGAGTTCCAGAAAGTGTTAAATGTCGAGAAGACGAAAGTTGATCAGAATCTGCAAACGAGAAGTTGTGGTTTTTTCGTTAATCTAAACGATGAGCCTTTGACCGTACCGCAAAGCTGTGCAAAAAGCAATGATAACTTGTTTACCATGTTCATTGACCTCAACGACACACCGAGGTCCAATTCGTTGGAACAACCAGGCAGAGCAGCAATTGTCAGGAAAAGATTGCAATCTCATGctgaaaaattttcactgaagCAAAACGCTAAGTCAGATGCAAGGAATCAGAATTTCGAACATCCAGAAGTCGCAAAAGGCAAGTATCTTTTCAGTGACTTTGCTGTAGCTTCTAGTCGCAATCCTAGTCAACCCCAATCAGATCATAGTGATCACTCTGGATTCACCAAGAATCCAACCCCTAGAGTTTCAAGTGCACCGACCAGACATAAGAGGACGCATAGTATTTCGATCGATAAAATACAGCAGCAAATCAGTAGAATTCCTGATGTTGATAAATTTACTGCAGCCCAAAAGTCTGCGTGTTCTGGACCTGCATCTTTAAACACAAGTTATGGGAAAGGCATGACAGCCTCATGGCATGGTGCAAACAACAGcggagaaaattcaaaagtcaTACCAAAATTAGCAACGGTAGATGATCTACAAGACATGAAGGTAGAAAAACCAGAAGAGTCACTTAGTGCAAGTAATCACACCGATGTAAGTAACAACTCGACCAGTATATCAGAAATTGTGAATTCAAAGCACACTTTTATCCTGGAGGATGAAGATGCTAAAAACCGACAGTTGACCTACGATCTGGACACGTCTGCAACCAGTCATGACAATGCtagtgatttatcaaaggatgACATCTCCAGTTCCGACATCTCAAAAACAGAGACAAATGTAAGAAGCAACCCTGGAGTAGGAAAAGTTTCAGTTTCCAAGAAAGCCTCTAGTCAGTTGCAATTAGATGACAGTTTCGTCAAACTGTCGGACATGGATAAAGAACCACTTAAAACGCAAAGCAACAAAAAGGGAGGCAGCAATCGTATGAGTCGGAGTATTCCAGAAGTCAGTTGGATTGAGTCTAAATTACAGTCTAAGTCAGCTACGAGTCGGTCGCTCAATCGACTATTCCCGCAGTTGAGTGCCAGTATCAACAGCAGAACATCTGATTATTCTGACACTGACCTTTCAACCATTAGCAGTATGCACAGCAGTCTAGAGCCATCGGTCATAGGTAAGAATCAGCTGCTTGTACTTAAAGATAATTTAGCTTTTTTTTGGCAGTAAATAACTAGGTCCTAGTTAAAATACTTGATAACTAAGATTAAAAGAAGGAAAGTAccaaattaatgaataaaacatGGTAATTAAGTGAAAggcaaatcctgattttataagTCTATTTTCTCagcataattttgaaattattctatTGAAATCTTAaagtttagaaaatttcaacctaAACTGTCATATTGAGTTCTAAAATCGTTCCATTTCTGTCCAAAATACTGGCCTCGAATGTTAGGGGACAGAGCCTCCTTCTACAAAGTACTAGGTCATCAAATGAACGTAGAGACTTAGAAAAACAATGTTCCTCTATGTAAGAGGACAaaaagattttgaatttaatgatCCTGTTGTCCCTGGAGCTTCACTAACAGGGCACAAGGGACTTGAAACTTTTCAATCTAATTTCCTTGTTCTTACTTCTCTTTTCAGAGAGCACTGAAGATAGTGAGCAAGAAACAAAGAACTGCTCGCAATTAGGTGAAGACTTACTGCGCATGTTTTTGGACGAAATCAGTCCTGATGTGATAGTCGAGGTTGGAGGAAGGCGAATCAAAGCTCATAAATGTATCCTATCCTCTCGATGCCAATATTTTGCTGCCATTTTAAGTGGGGGCTGGGTCCAATCAGCAGGCGATGTAATTTCGCTTCAAGGGTAAGTCTGTCCAGTCTTACCCCCAGTCTGTCAGTCCATTTGCCATTAATTTTTATCCATTTTCCTTAACGTTTCAAGAAACAGTTTAGCTATAGGTGTTTCCAGGACTGTGGAACTTTATCccaatttttttagtttcttcaatg is a window from the Bemisia tabaci chromosome 10, PGI_BMITA_v3 genome containing:
- the LOC109037709 gene encoding uncharacterized protein; this translates as MAAGVSLLRRQNAEQEYKALTLKLESQLYWDILKIYSESVFCDVEIQFESSSIKTHSSFLSLYAPQFFAELQKLQQTQNPIFLNKAKDHIETFIRSLYQPPKSCLKEKEQKLIKCLPFLLKANGDESRDLYLTPDSTNEPESDHDDSHSHLVPSYFSTNQLYYALITLDESFINDSGVEQLEKELSEQDQLSQSLLSLKESTIRKTVPEIKSSKENSLSKRSGSKARRLSSRINDEMSESEKVCKKDCCYGEVMSKSVIKEASQSTLNSETSGIGSSELAGLSYDPDSDASSSVNGLQPSENNTSQKNPVYHQTSTSHFINAPNGGGNQTYSSTDFTTFVIDTSGKNCRDNEAAAINNHNPKINHDAAKNLGDDLCDTSESSTKAAKSEWNDKVLSNDRNRMSVSVCVASNGVVSNSKKSNVSNSALVESCSVYDWVDSRSWDVVNDDERDIKSREQKTQLLKSFSDEISSKINKLELKPKSASARNGSCLPSKTNTSSSNNCDAQQPTSSTLVSIYEDSLEASQKCSPEDNIQKTSAPKNNFFIDASSLLDDNELDQPSYSSFLPNQTEYRHTDHFDQNKSNNPSSEAQLNSSQSKEPETSAKVSEPQTEMPRLIRQKTFELESSEEKLAILRKEYEKQLGDKVFNKSRTMSESQNGINESSKSEFPAACFKNEVPSLNSPDSLNNDDQPEENFHRKEFVEDSLNVRANKAVAKSCSDEPSATSTPQSSPKSMWSKEVVGCDGENDSFVSPKSDKSKVISHESIPIVSGGIEVKDMSNPISLGHSSNASPSMSRKIESSPILSSGAVSMEAEPKVRKKRINPLNSESWIIDLSDVSKSSNTSRFDDSEDASTPPRSAKSSSSGSSFFIDLNELSKDQDSSQSPKPVSQLKLLKNSRKEFQKVLNVEKTKVDQNLQTRSCGFFVNLNDEPLTVPQSCAKSNDNLFTMFIDLNDTPRSNSLEQPGRAAIVRKRLQSHAEKFSLKQNAKSDARNQNFEHPEVAKGKYLFSDFAVASSRNPSQPQSDHSDHSGFTKNPTPRVSSAPTRHKRTHSISIDKIQQQISRIPDVDKFTAAQKSACSGPASLNTSYGKGMTASWHGANNSGENSKVIPKLATVDDLQDMKVEKPEESLSASNHTDVSNNSTSISEIVNSKHTFILEDEDAKNRQLTYDLDTSATSHDNASDLSKDDISSSDISKTETNVRSNPGVGKVSVSKKASSQLQLDDSFVKLSDMDKEPLKTQSNKKGGSNRMSRSIPEVSWIESKLQSKSATSRSLNRLFPQLSASINSRTSDYSDTDLSTISSMHSSLEPSVIESTEDSEQETKNCSQLGEDLLRMFLDEISPDVIVEVGGRRIKAHKCILSSRCQYFAAILSGGWVQSAGDVISLQGFSYNVVHFALCHIYSGASNIPDSISIVELATLADMLCLEGLKEVISYTLKLKYCHFFHKPCSICTVGVLECLTLAAAYGLDDLYRKCLRWINKHFTKLWITKPFASLPRELIDKCYKQLVAHITVDSILDQFLNCKCFNDSIPSSRWAEVLHELAKRLNDACIKYTAQHFSIVISTHKFAVLLKDTSVDRAYIQTNILRAADLLSPDESCKSYGAINKLISLHRSLDGTPDIHFVEFLNEIHSKVEEVLVKLARRAVKTISWNLMDGELRSKIQKLACLVLVPGTEKSRIRPIHNRHETSNSRTIELHKVKLVINGESDESSSNKAVSSSTTRPKTWPSQNFAQVKSRYLEQRPARNNASKANIAPEKKPTPLLQRRPVKIQSNKISSSESSRTNSPAAPRPANGRALNVRSSHCTPLSRRKDIPAAEPVELSKPKPLSNRKSSLTQSKTPCANVASTRTQNMRIAARNAAKKNGVVAKPSTEKEATQSPAVNRRTIQRPVNAGNAENKSPLKQRVKPQNKDKAAASGLTVRRSNFANSDNKVQKSAGTVKATSEKTNTKSHKSDLLHSSSRSGTFCKDNPGGAN